The following are encoded in a window of Providencia rettgeri genomic DNA:
- the fabD gene encoding ACP S-malonyltransferase encodes MTQFAMVFPGQGSQSLGMLAALAEENQLVEQTFAEASEALGYDLWALVQNGPEEELNKTWQTQPALLAASVAIFRVWQDKKGAMPSIMAGHSLGEYSALVCAGVIDFKDAIKLVELRGKLMQEAVPEGTGAMYAIIGLDNESIEKACQEAAQGQVVSPVNFNSPGQVVIAGEKAAVERAGAACKEAGAKRALPLSVSVPSHCALMKPAADKLAEALEKIEFCEPAYPVINNVDVKIEQSAQNIRDALVRQLYNPVRWTETVELMADQGVEHLIEMGPGKVLTGLTKRIVSNLTAVAANDPVSLSTALENS; translated from the coding sequence CGATGGTATTTCCCGGACAGGGTTCTCAGTCTTTAGGAATGTTAGCCGCATTAGCTGAAGAAAATCAGTTGGTCGAGCAAACATTTGCTGAAGCATCAGAAGCATTGGGTTACGATCTTTGGGCATTAGTCCAAAATGGACCAGAAGAAGAACTAAACAAAACATGGCAGACACAGCCAGCACTGTTAGCGGCTTCTGTGGCGATTTTCCGTGTTTGGCAAGATAAAAAAGGTGCAATGCCTTCAATCATGGCAGGGCATAGCCTCGGTGAGTACTCTGCACTAGTTTGTGCAGGGGTTATCGATTTTAAAGACGCGATTAAACTTGTTGAATTGCGTGGCAAATTAATGCAAGAAGCGGTTCCTGAGGGAACGGGTGCTATGTATGCGATTATCGGCTTAGATAACGAATCTATTGAAAAAGCATGCCAAGAGGCCGCGCAAGGTCAAGTTGTTTCGCCAGTTAACTTTAACTCTCCTGGCCAAGTGGTTATTGCAGGTGAAAAAGCGGCGGTTGAACGTGCGGGGGCCGCGTGCAAAGAAGCGGGGGCTAAACGTGCTTTGCCATTATCCGTTAGCGTACCTTCTCATTGCGCATTAATGAAGCCCGCTGCTGATAAATTAGCCGAAGCGTTAGAAAAAATTGAATTTTGTGAGCCAGCCTACCCAGTTATCAACAATGTTGATGTTAAAATCGAACAATCGGCGCAAAATATTCGTGATGCTTTAGTCCGTCAACTGTATAATCCGGTACGCTGGACAGAAACGGTAGAATTAATGGCAGATCAAGGTGTTGAGCATCTTATCGAAATGGGACCGGGTAAAGTGTTGACTGGTCTTACCAAGCGAATTGTCTCTAATTTAACTGCCGTAGCAGCCAATGATCCTGTATCATTGAGCACTGCTTTAGAAAATAGCTGA